The Microbacterium limosum genome contains a region encoding:
- a CDS encoding zinc-dependent metalloprotease encodes MMGGGQIDPDEIERLTGMRVDPAMMAQAMQQMRGMFESGADGIPWELAERQAMQLSEAGGLSVTDGQRVELDTALGLAELWLGEATTISGLARSPQVMTRAEWVRASMPVWRELSEPVATSIADALTRTLEEQAPEEMRAMLQGAGKLMRQVGGSLFATQLGQVVGRLSTEVISGGDVGIPVMPAGDAAILPQNFADFGSGLDIGEDQLAIAVAVRELAHARLFRHAKWLRLHVISQVTEFARGIDIDTDALEDLAGRFDPQRPEELRQALESGALLPQHTEAQREALSRLENLLAVIEGWVDVVTADATARLPRADAIAETVRRRRAAGGPAEQALASLVGLELRPRRLREAAMMWRVVTDAVGVASRDALWDYPDFMPGASDIDDPDALVARIRSREGGVAADAADEVDDAIARILAGEEPSDPADDAATGDDADAAGADDDGPGGEPTPGR; translated from the coding sequence ATGATGGGCGGCGGCCAGATCGACCCCGACGAGATCGAGCGGCTGACCGGCATGCGCGTGGACCCGGCCATGATGGCGCAGGCGATGCAGCAGATGCGCGGCATGTTCGAGTCCGGAGCCGACGGCATCCCGTGGGAGCTTGCGGAGCGACAGGCGATGCAGCTGTCGGAGGCCGGCGGCCTGAGCGTGACCGACGGCCAGCGCGTCGAACTCGACACGGCCCTCGGTCTCGCCGAGCTGTGGCTGGGCGAGGCCACGACGATCTCCGGCCTCGCCCGCTCGCCGCAGGTGATGACGCGCGCCGAGTGGGTGCGTGCGAGCATGCCCGTGTGGCGGGAGCTCTCCGAGCCCGTTGCGACGAGCATCGCCGACGCCCTCACCCGCACGCTCGAAGAGCAGGCGCCGGAGGAGATGCGCGCGATGCTGCAGGGCGCCGGCAAGCTCATGCGCCAGGTGGGCGGATCGCTCTTCGCGACCCAGCTGGGCCAGGTCGTCGGCCGTCTCTCGACCGAGGTCATCTCGGGCGGCGATGTCGGCATCCCCGTGATGCCGGCCGGTGACGCCGCGATCCTGCCGCAGAACTTCGCCGACTTCGGCAGCGGGCTCGACATCGGCGAGGACCAGTTGGCGATCGCCGTCGCGGTGCGGGAGCTCGCCCATGCGCGCCTCTTCCGGCACGCGAAGTGGCTGCGTCTGCACGTCATCAGCCAGGTGACCGAGTTCGCGCGCGGGATCGACATCGACACCGATGCCCTGGAGGATCTGGCGGGCCGCTTCGACCCGCAGCGTCCCGAGGAGCTGCGCCAGGCGCTCGAGAGCGGTGCCCTGCTCCCGCAGCACACCGAGGCTCAGCGAGAGGCGCTCTCACGGCTGGAGAACCTGCTCGCCGTCATCGAGGGCTGGGTCGATGTCGTGACGGCGGATGCCACGGCGCGCCTGCCCCGCGCCGACGCGATCGCTGAGACCGTGCGGCGCCGCCGCGCGGCCGGCGGGCCCGCCGAGCAGGCGCTCGCCTCGCTCGTGGGGCTCGAGCTTCGTCCGCGCCGGCTGCGGGAGGCCGCGATGATGTGGCGCGTCGTGACGGATGCCGTGGGCGTCGCCTCGCGCGACGCGCTCTGGGACTACCCGGACTTCATGCCCGGCGCGTCCGACATCGACGACCCCGACGCGCTCGTGGCGCGGATCCGATCCCGCGAGGGCGGCGTCGCCGCCGACGCGGCCGACGAGGTGGACGACGCGATCGCCCGCATCCTCGCGGGCGAGGAGCCGTCGGATCCGGCGGACGACGCGGCGACCGGCGACGACGCGGACGCGGCGGGCGCGGACGACGACGGGCCCGGCGGGGAGCCGACGCCCGGTCGCTGA